TCTCTCAACTGCTGGTGTATGATCTCATCCATCGATACTGGCCGAACAACTGTTCCGCTTTCGCCTCAGATCCTGCGGCGCGCACGTTTCAGACATTCTCCAACATCGACTGATTGGACACTGGCGCGCAGCTGCGCGCGCCGGGTCCTGCGCGTATACGAAAGGAAACCTGATGAATACGGGTACAGTGAAGTGGTTTAACACCCAAAAGGGCTTCGGCTTTATCCAGCCGTCAAACGGGAGCAACGACGTCTTCGTTCACATCAGCGCGGTAGAACGCGCCGGCATGGGAACTCTAACGGAAGGTCAGACGCTGTCTTACGATGTCGTCGCAGACCGCCGTACTGGCAAGTCCGCTGCCGAAAATCTTCGTGC
The DNA window shown above is from Bradyrhizobium sp. CB1650 and carries:
- a CDS encoding cold-shock protein, translating into MNTGTVKWFNTQKGFGFIQPSNGSNDVFVHISAVERAGMGTLTEGQTLSYDVVADRRTGKSAAENLRAA